Proteins from a genomic interval of Chryseobacterium indologenes:
- a CDS encoding T9SS type A sorting domain-containing protein codes for MKKLYIISLGILAALQLTKAQVISSKKWADLFSYNNVIAMKEDNGKIIAATESGIFYYTISTGEITKLSKANGLHNIGITAFDYNPQTKTALIGYDNGSMDVITPQEIKYIVDIPIATGYNGSKKINHISITGDQAVISVGYGLSLFNLKKKEFGDSAFFIQSGVYQASNEAVIFGNKVYTVTNSGLKSHEMNTTFPVYTTWTTEIPGAFKHIDSESDIVFSNATTAYLYNNGTPTQLPTSFSDIKDVVITPNNIVVTDNRIYTYGTNGVSLNAVSLGEECNTALMAGGKVFGGTVLSGIKDEGNTTYKPSGPFYNYAYKINLYDNNQILVSTGARAETYNYPVVIPKKPGFYYFNGTEWIYSSFFINNTRSINVLDAILNPLNNNEVFFTNYAMQDQGVYRMKYNATNKDFELVKYYDLGAQPYLRRGTGLATDPQNNIFASIGFDNDGNPAIGIYDKATDDFVLKKIVFTSTGVQKPIFYENMLWIPLPRTNNFWVYDYKNAANLSDDSDYILSEPNGLPSSSAGSLSVAFDKSGDAWIGTDSGLRVMSNAASEIRSSKPKMEAVVIEQNGIPEELFKDSHILQIEVDGGDYKWVSVDGGGVYYLSSDGQKTIKHFTKENSPLPTNSVTDIKVDKKTGKVYFATYSGIVTYQGDVSDVTSNFGDVMVYPNPVVYSNFKGKVTIKGLAEKTNIRIVDAAGNVVHSAVARGGYYEWDLNNQKGNRVASGIYFVLMTNEDGSDKATAKIGVVN; via the coding sequence ATGAAAAAACTTTATATAATTTCTCTTGGTATTTTAGCCGCTCTGCAACTTACAAAAGCGCAGGTGATTTCCTCAAAAAAGTGGGCAGATCTTTTTTCCTACAACAATGTCATTGCTATGAAAGAAGACAATGGAAAAATAATTGCCGCAACAGAAAGTGGAATATTCTATTATACTATATCTACAGGAGAAATTACGAAGTTATCTAAAGCGAACGGCCTTCACAATATCGGAATCACTGCTTTTGATTATAATCCGCAGACCAAAACAGCTCTTATAGGCTATGATAATGGTTCCATGGACGTTATTACACCACAGGAAATCAAATATATCGTTGATATTCCTATTGCTACCGGTTACAACGGAAGTAAAAAAATCAATCATATTTCGATTACCGGAGATCAGGCTGTAATTTCTGTCGGTTATGGTCTTTCATTATTTAATTTGAAAAAGAAAGAATTCGGAGATTCTGCTTTTTTCATTCAATCCGGTGTTTATCAGGCCAGCAATGAAGCAGTAATATTTGGAAATAAAGTGTATACAGTTACAAATTCAGGATTAAAAAGCCATGAAATGAATACGACCTTCCCCGTATACACCACATGGACTACAGAAATTCCGGGTGCATTCAAGCATATAGATTCTGAATCTGATATTGTTTTTTCAAATGCTACTACTGCATATCTTTATAATAATGGTACTCCTACTCAACTTCCAACAAGTTTTAGCGATATCAAGGATGTGGTCATCACTCCCAACAATATTGTAGTTACCGACAACAGGATTTACACATACGGCACCAATGGCGTTTCTTTAAATGCCGTCAGTCTCGGTGAGGAATGTAATACGGCACTGATGGCGGGTGGAAAAGTATTCGGAGGAACTGTACTTTCCGGAATAAAAGATGAGGGAAATACTACCTACAAACCATCAGGACCATTTTATAATTATGCATACAAAATAAACCTGTATGACAACAACCAGATTCTTGTCTCTACAGGAGCAAGAGCAGAAACATATAACTATCCTGTTGTTATTCCTAAAAAACCAGGATTTTATTATTTCAATGGTACAGAATGGATCTACTCATCGTTTTTCATCAATAATACAAGGAGCATTAACGTATTGGATGCCATACTCAACCCTCTCAACAATAATGAAGTGTTTTTCACCAATTATGCTATGCAGGATCAGGGGGTTTACAGAATGAAATACAACGCTACCAATAAAGATTTTGAGTTGGTAAAATATTATGACTTGGGAGCTCAACCTTATTTAAGACGCGGAACAGGTCTTGCAACTGATCCACAAAATAATATTTTCGCCTCTATCGGATTTGATAACGATGGAAATCCGGCGATAGGAATATATGACAAGGCTACGGATGATTTCGTTTTAAAAAAGATTGTTTTCACAAGTACAGGTGTACAAAAACCCATATTCTACGAGAATATGCTATGGATTCCTCTACCCAGGACGAATAACTTTTGGGTATACGACTATAAAAACGCAGCTAATCTTTCCGATGATTCGGACTATATTCTTAGTGAGCCCAACGGTCTCCCGAGCAGTTCTGCCGGATCACTATCTGTTGCTTTTGACAAATCCGGGGATGCATGGATCGGTACCGACAGCGGCTTAAGGGTAATGTCTAATGCAGCATCAGAAATCAGATCTTCTAAACCCAAAATGGAAGCTGTGGTCATCGAGCAAAATGGTATTCCTGAAGAATTATTCAAAGACTCTCATATCCTCCAGATTGAAGTAGACGGTGGTGATTACAAATGGGTATCTGTCGACGGAGGCGGTGTTTATTATCTATCTTCTGACGGCCAGAAAACCATTAAGCATTTCACTAAAGAAAACTCCCCACTTCCAACCAACAGTGTGACAGACATTAAAGTAGATAAAAAAACAGGAAAAGTATATTTTGCAACCTATAGCGGAATTGTGACCTATCAGGGAGATGTATCTGATGTGACGTCTAATTTTGGCGACGTAATGGTATATCCTAACCCCGTTGTATATTCTAATTTCAAAGGAAAAGTTACTATTAAGGGTCTTGCTGAAAAGACCAATATACGGATTGTAGATGCTGCAGGAAATGTAGTGCATTCAGCTGTAGCAAGAGGAGGCTATTACGAATGGGATCTTAATAATCAGAAAGGAAACAGAGTGGCCTCTGGAATTTACTTTGTTCTGATGACTAATGAAGATGGATCTGATAAAGCTACAGCTAAAATAGGAGTGGTCAATTAA
- a CDS encoding metallophosphatase, whose amino-acid sequence MDRKSFLKAIGGGSLAIALAPNMMMAEEFKVLDLKSAHKLTILHTNDQHSRIEPFDASYIKNPNQGGFARRASLIQQIRNQESNVLLLDSGDIFQGTPYFNFFGGELEFKLMSMMKYDASTMGNHDFDNGLEGFLKVLPNAKFPFICSNYDFKNTILDGKTSPYKIFNKNGIKVGIFGLGIQLDGLVGKKQYGETVYSNPIDVAQHYSNFLKNEEKCDLVICLSHIGYDYKEEPDKISDKILAANTENIDIILGGHTHTFLPEPQTFTNRQGKNVLVNQVGWAGLLLGRIDFYFDTNKNVKHISWNNQAIDSSIIA is encoded by the coding sequence ATGGATAGAAAAAGTTTTTTAAAAGCAATAGGTGGTGGATCTTTGGCAATAGCTCTGGCTCCGAATATGATGATGGCGGAAGAATTCAAAGTTCTTGACTTAAAATCTGCCCATAAACTGACGATCCTTCATACCAACGATCAGCATAGCAGGATAGAACCTTTTGATGCCAGCTATATTAAAAATCCCAACCAGGGAGGTTTTGCCAGAAGGGCAAGCCTAATTCAGCAAATCAGAAATCAGGAGAGCAATGTATTGCTCCTTGATTCAGGAGATATTTTCCAGGGCACCCCTTACTTCAACTTTTTTGGAGGAGAACTGGAATTCAAATTAATGTCGATGATGAAGTATGATGCATCTACGATGGGAAATCACGATTTTGATAACGGATTGGAGGGATTTCTGAAAGTTCTTCCCAATGCAAAATTTCCTTTTATCTGTTCCAATTATGATTTTAAGAATACCATTCTGGACGGGAAAACTTCTCCTTACAAGATTTTTAATAAAAACGGTATCAAAGTAGGAATTTTCGGACTGGGAATTCAGCTGGATGGTCTCGTAGGCAAGAAGCAATATGGAGAAACAGTATATTCAAACCCTATTGATGTAGCCCAGCACTATTCCAACTTCCTGAAAAACGAAGAAAAATGTGATCTTGTGATCTGCCTTTCACATATCGGTTATGATTACAAGGAAGAACCTGATAAGATCAGTGATAAAATTTTGGCTGCCAATACAGAGAATATTGATATCATCTTAGGCGGTCACACCCATACCTTTCTACCGGAACCTCAAACTTTCACCAACAGACAGGGGAAAAATGTTCTTGTCAATCAAGTGGGATGGGCAGGCCTTCTTTTAGGCAGGATAGATTTTTATTTTGATACAAACAAAAATGTAAAACATATCTCCTGGAACAACCAGGCAATAGACAGCAGTATAATCGCATAA
- a CDS encoding 4-hydroxy-tetrahydrodipicolinate synthase — MSILKGVGVALVTPFNEDLSVDFDSLTKLVEYNIDNGTNYLVVLGTTAEAATLSDDEKKQVIEHIIKVNNKRLPLVLGIGGNNTLEVKKQIEEADLSAFEAVLSVSPYYNKPNQEGLYQHYKALASTGKNIIIYNVPSRTGQNVEADTTIRLAKEFPNLFMIKEASPNILQYFDILRKKPEGFSLVSGDDEYTLPVTLAGGDGVISVIGQGYPKEFSTMVQLAFEGKVKEAYEIHNKLVEITRLIFAEGNPCGIKVVLAEKGIIKNYLRLPLVPASEGLYAKIKAEMANI, encoded by the coding sequence ATGAGCATTTTAAAAGGAGTAGGTGTTGCATTGGTGACACCCTTTAATGAAGATTTATCCGTTGATTTCGATAGTTTAACAAAGCTTGTTGAATATAATATCGACAACGGTACCAATTATTTGGTAGTATTGGGAACTACGGCAGAAGCCGCAACGCTTTCTGATGATGAAAAGAAACAGGTAATTGAGCATATCATTAAGGTGAATAATAAACGTCTTCCTCTTGTATTGGGAATTGGCGGAAACAATACCCTTGAAGTCAAGAAACAGATCGAAGAAGCGGATCTTTCTGCATTTGAAGCAGTGCTTTCTGTATCACCTTACTACAATAAACCTAATCAGGAAGGTCTTTATCAGCATTATAAAGCTTTAGCATCCACAGGGAAGAATATTATTATCTATAATGTTCCGTCAAGAACAGGGCAGAATGTTGAAGCAGATACAACGATACGTCTTGCAAAAGAATTCCCGAATTTATTCATGATCAAGGAAGCTTCACCCAATATTCTGCAGTATTTTGATATCTTGAGAAAGAAGCCTGAAGGATTCTCTCTTGTATCAGGAGATGATGAATATACTCTTCCTGTGACGTTAGCAGGAGGTGATGGTGTGATTTCCGTGATCGGACAAGGATATCCGAAGGAGTTTTCTACGATGGTGCAGCTGGCTTTTGAGGGAAAGGTGAAAGAAGCTTACGAAATTCATAATAAACTGGTAGAAATTACCCGTTTAATTTTTGCAGAAGGAAACCCTTGCGGTATTAAAGTCGTATTGGCTGAAAAAGGTATTATTAAAAATTATCTTAGACTTCCGTTGGTTCCTGCTTCGGAAGGGCTATACGCGAAAATTAAAGCAGAAATGGCAAATATTTAG